In the Vanessa atalanta chromosome 24, ilVanAtal1.2, whole genome shotgun sequence genome, ATTTTATCGCAAAAACATCGATATTATTAGAGGCGCTGTCACTTCGGTATGGCAACACGTCATCACACCGTACTAGATGTTTCAATAGCGGGGCGACGCCCGACATTCAGTCGGTCTGACCGTATTGAATATTAAACCGGCATATATGGGATTCCGTttttgagctgagatggcccagtggttagaccgcgtgcatcttaaccgatgatttcgagttcaaacccaggtaagcaccactgaatttttatgtgcttaattttgttGTGTTAATTTtgtcgtgtttataattcatctcgtgctcggcggtgaaggaaaacatcgtgaagaaacctgcatgtgtctaatatcaacgaaattctttcGTGTCAATATAACGCAACCGCGTTTCCTCCCGTACAGTGCTCCGCTCGTGGACCTACGAAGCTCTCCTCAGATGGGATTTAGACACAGACAATTTTACTGATTATTACTAATAACAACTTACCAACAGAATACATGATGAGGGTGTGTTCGTGTATTGTCGCGTTGTTCAATATTATAGATTCCTTGATTCTGACACCCGCTTTCACGGTCACTCCTGCGCCGATGGACACGTTCGGACCGATCtagaataaaagataaatgtatTAGACATAACTACAGTGACATtgacaaaaactaaatatactttattcaagtagccttTTACAAGctattttgaatcgtcattttacagaactgcaTCAAAcataaagctactaccggttcagaatgtagagtctaccgagaagaaccggtaagaaactcaatagttaatcTTGTCCAACTTTTGAAATACAAGGTTATGTcagttaaacaaaattatatttcatattctgCTTGAAAAACAACAAGCGTTAGCgcgacgcttttttatcatctatatataatCTTGAGTGGAATAATAtgactaatttattaattttcttttaacaaaCGATTATCGAGTTAAGAGCGCCACTAGAAGGACAATTTTCCAGCCAttacaagtaaaaaaattacGCAGGCTATCCTctgaagattatatttaattaaaatatataatatatctacttATTAGATGAAAAATCAATCAATAGTTCGTAAATAAGAATTTCAGACTGTACAATATTCGTAATTTTAAAAGTGCAAATATTCGtagtcaatttttaatattgaacttatttttatatacttactgtACTTGGCCTCATTTAGTatggatttaaatataaaaatatcaaaaaaagacaatataaaaaCGTTCAATTACTAagcatacatataaattatacataccaCAGCAGTACTGTCAACCACAGCGGTGGGATGAACAAACACATCGGGGAGGATGTTGCAAGGCGCATGGCTGAGCCGATCCCGATGCAATTCCAGGTAATGACGGTTCGCGTATATCGCTGAACCGGCCGTTTTCACTTGTGACCACCAATTtgttacctatattataattttacattaagaaACAGTTACATTTTAGGCATGGAATCAAAGATTTCCTGAATGCCTACGTTTTCAGATGACATTTTATGGGCGTGAGTAAATATCGTGCAAAATGAGAAAGCATTTCGAATAAGACACCGTATTTAAATAgtcaaaaataatcattaatcacAACACTAAATGAGGTTAAATATGGTCCCGGAATGTAACTGATCCAAATTCGCGTGAGAGTTGAGTCTTCTCAATAATCGTATTGGTGAGACGTCGTAAGTTGAAACACTGAGAAGTTCCTAGGCAGGAAGTGTGCCGGCCAAAATATGAGCAAaattttgttggtttttttttacagttggTGTGGACCAATCCATCGCTCAtcgaatttaattaacttatatgggaaactagcgacccgccccggcttcacacgggtgcaatgctgatattaaatatactacagaatgactTACAactttcacagtttttcagtcgttgaATAATATAAACCACTATGTTCTTGccttttaaatcattaatatcttcgaaaatatttatttcaattacatactgtaaagggtcatgttgatttttattaaaatcacaatgtatttaaggtacttaatttaatgtacaatactgtaatacattattctgatctatctcgtagagttcagccagcgtttgcattgtaagcgcaaaaaatgtttttatttatgacatcacttcagaaacctctaaaattagtgtttctctactatattgtgcatgtactATACATAATAAACCTATCTCTTGAATCaaactatctattaaaaaaaaccgcatcaaaatccgttgtgtaattttaaagatctaagcatacacatatatacatacatacagggACCAACAGcggtttgttttatactatgtaagaTTATATCACTCACGTTATAATCGAAAAATAATTTGCAACACAAGATGATATAATCATTTTACATgtagtataagttttatacatatttgaataGTTGTAAAACTATTACTACATTTTATTGGGCCAAGTTCAAAGTAGCAGCCCTGAGTCTTAAACTTGGCAGTTTCGACTGCTGTACCTCGTAAAACCATAAGTCCTGCGCCTGAATTGTTTCCATTTCATGTAATTGCCGTCTTATCGGAATATGAGAATGGGAAAGACTTACTCTAGTGTACTGTCATATATCACATTGACAGTGGTCAAAATAGGTTTGAAATTTCATCGGCACACGTTAAAAAGTACTTTAATTCAATTAACACTTCCTTTGTTATCTATGTAACcacatatatacgtatatataactcgagtaaaataatagattgagttttgaaaatcgaacaagGAAATAATAATGCTGAGGAGATTGAaccaatcaaattaatttaacttagttttttattcaatttaaaaacttagtTCAGTTCTATCTTAACTTTTTacacaacattaacagcctgtaaattacccactgcagggctaaggTCCTCTCTCTTTGATAAGAAGGTTTTGGAAcatatcccaccacgctgctccaatactggttggtggaatacacatgtggcagtttttcgttgaaattagacacatgcgggtttcctcaagatgttttccttcacgcacagcacgagatgtattataaacacatattaagcacatgaaaattcagtagtgcttgcctgggtttgaacccgcaatcatcagttaagatacaCGCATTCTAACTCGGGCCATCTAGcgtcactgggccatcttaattttattccatAAGTATACCACAAGTATATAATAACAAGTactgcaattaaatatttttatgtagtttataatatattatagtatattagaaCCACTAATACTTCTGTTggatgttctaaataaataaattacatacctGTATTGCATATAATTTGTTAGTTCCTGCGAGCAATGCCAGAACATCTTGTTCCCAGGACATGTAGCCGGGGTGAGCACTGCCTTGACCGTTAccactaaaacaaataaacttcaGATATAAGATGCTCGGATActgtaaattaagaataaaaatttttaaaaataaaaatatactttattctctaataatatatttattagagagataattattatatatatactcaaaataaagtataattattatatatatatatatataataattatactttattttgagTTGGTTTTTACAAGTACATTTGAAATGTCAATTCAATGAGGTCAATGTGAAGCAAGCACTGGTTACTTCCACTGATAAAAATGTGTAAGaaacaatcaaaatttatttgtgaaataatttaattatattgatagtaTGTTCTCCTCCTTACGATCCTTACAATACTTTGCAAGCCATTCAGTAGATAGGACTTTATGAGGCGTACACAAAGATTCCCTCCTCCTTCAGTATCCTATATCCCATATTATTCTGTTCTCCTGCCTAAAACTCCACCATTTCATTTACGATATTCTCCCTCCCACCTACAGTTCCTTATCCTATTAATGTTGTGTATTTGTTTAGTGTTTGAGTATTTCTGTTTTGGGATTAAATTGAGGGTAATCAAATTATAGTTGTATAGTTCTGCAATGGTTTATGATTTATCATACTAACAATTTAtaccgatataattatttatatgtgttgTTATAGGTGGAGGATTTACAAAAATCTGACTACTAATATGGCTCCAAAAATTCAATCAAGCCCGTAACCTAGATCATACCGACAAATCTTTTCCGTGTCTTTTCCATCCCACATGAAATAATATGTGCAAATTTGGCAAtcaattgttcggattaatcccggctgctgaatttcaccttcggacatctcgtcaaaactccaaatatcacccgcaccacctagatgtccgaaaatccacaacagcgcgatttttaagacattttctgcctcgcacaaccactctgtggaaccagctttcgccggcggtttttccgaaccgctacgacttgggaaccttcaagaaaagagcgtactctttcctgaaaggccggcaacgcacgtgcaagccccccggtgttgctgatgtccatgggcggtggtagtcactttccatcaaatgagcctcctgctcgtttgccacctctgacataaaaaaaaaacaacggaacaacataaaaattaagGTATCCCATACTTGTAAAATCCATCCTGTTTCCTTTGAAATGCATCAGCCATAGTGTGAAACACTTGTAACGAACAGACATAAACTCCACAGTTAATCAGTGTAGATATATAGCTGCTCGGCTTCTCCACGTAATGTGTAACGGCCTTTGTGTTAGGCTCACGAACCATACAGCCATAGTGAACTGATTGTTGACGTGTTGCTTCTGTTCCCATTATTGTGaccttgaaatattaaaacaattattgactttaatttaatatccagTAGAATTAAATAGACAATGAATACTAGataaattggtttataaaattCTAGTAAATGGCAAACTATCGAAAGTTAACACCAGATTATGATATTATCTCttttagattatattaacaACGCTGTCCAGTGACataatattgtacatgtataAAGGAAAATCTCATCAATGCCAAAGTTGGCAGAGCATTGGCAATGTATGTAATGCATTCTGATACCCTTCATGTTATCTGTCAAATAATGCTTAActgtaattttaacatattatgtagACATACTCCGTGATATTAATTACGAgcaaaatttgtaaattaagaaGCAAAAGTCACATTTCAGGGAGACTGacaattatagaaattaaattggGTCttacaatagtaaaatataaattcttactaTAGCAGTTGATTTTTCTTCATGAAATGCCCATAATTCCTTAAGCGGGAAGTCAGCACAAACATCGCCATTGAGAAGAAAGAATGCTGTAGGATTTCCTGCTCTAATTTGGTCCCGGAAGTGGTAGAGTCCTCCTCCAGTGCCAAGTGGAGTGAATTCTTGAAGATatctgaaatttaatataaattaaattttaaaactgtttacatacttaaatacatacacttatagataaattattg is a window encoding:
- the LOC125073304 gene encoding mannose-1-phosphate guanyltransferase alpha-A; the protein is MLKAVILIGGPQKGTRFRPLSLDTPKPLFPIAGLPLIQHHIAACAKLTDCKEILIIGSYTTTTMTPFVSEMQKEYAVIIRYLQEFTPLGTGGGLYHFRDQIRAGNPTAFFLLNGDVCADFPLKELWAFHEEKSTAIVTIMGTEATRQQSVHYGCMVREPNTKAVTHYVEKPSSYISTLINCGVYVCSLQVFHTMADAFQRKQDGFYNGNGQGSAHPGYMSWEQDVLALLAGTNKLYAIQVTNWWSQVKTAGSAIYANRHYLELHRDRLSHAPCNILPDVFVHPTAVVDSTAVIGPNVSIGAGVTVKAGVRIKESIILNNATIHEHTLIMYSVVGQEASVGEWSRVEGTPSDPDPNKPFAKMDNTPLFNNDGRLNPSISILGAGVVVPAETILLNSIVLPHKHLTRSFKHEIIL